In one window of Nicotiana tabacum cultivar K326 chromosome 12, ASM71507v2, whole genome shotgun sequence DNA:
- the LOC107815142 gene encoding putative eukaryotic translation initiation factor 5-2 gives MALQNIGAGNKDDAFYRYKMPRMITKIEGRGNGIKTNVVNMVDIAKALGRPASYTTKYFGCELGAQSKFDEKTGTSHVNGAHDTAKLAGLLENFIKKYVQCYGCRNPETEILITKSQMLTLKCAACGFISDVDMRDKLTTFILKNPPEQKKGSKDKKAMRRAEKERLKEGEAADEEAKKLKKEAAKKKGSSKDGSSKISKKKANVSDEEHSPTGSQADQTEAPPADSDDDVEWQTDTSMAAAQQRIQEQLNAVTASMVMLSATEEKSGKSSPAREEKLKANGQGTGVSNSKESLVAQTNGVKRSNSKEKLVDAKESLADEIKEHLNKGSSVAQLKSFLGSISGTHQDIVDALFEALFGGVGKGFSKEVTKKKIYLAAVLQEDGSQLALLHAIESFCGKSSSEAVKEVALVLKALYDVDMLEEELIVEWYEKGSKSSNKLSPIWKNVKPFVEWLQSAESETEDE, from the coding sequence ATGGCTTTGCAAAACATTGGTGCCGGAAACAAGGATGATGCCTTTTACAGGTACAAGATGCCAAGAATGATTACAAAGATAGAAGGTCGTGGAAATGGCATCAAGACTAATGTGGTGAACATGGTTGACATTGCCAAGGCATTGGGCAGGCCAGCATCATACACCACAAAGTATTTTGGCTGTGAACTCGGAGCTCAGTCTAAATTTGATGAGAAAACAGGTACCTCTCATGTTAATGGTGCCCATGACACTGCAAAGCTTGCTGGACTTCTTGAGAACTTCATCAAGAAATATGTTCAATGCTATGGCTGCAGGAATCCTGAAACTGAGATTTTGATCACAAAATCACAGATGTTAACCCTTAAGTGTGCTGCGTGTGGCTTTATCTCTGATGTTGACATGAGGGACAAGCTCACCACATTTATTCTCAAGAACCCTCCTGAGCAGAAGAAGGGATCTAAAGATAAAAAGGCAATGAGGAGGGCTGAAAAAGAACGCCTCAAAGAAGGGGAAGCAGCAGATGAGGAGGCAAAGAAACTCAAGAAAGAGGCTGCAAAGAAAAAAGGTTCCTCAAAGGATGGTTCGTCAAAAATATCTAAGAAAAAGGCCAATGTGTCAGATGAGGAGCACTCTCCCACTGGTAGCCAAGCTGATCAGACCGAAGCGCCACCTGCTGAcagtgatgatgatgttgaatgGCAGACGGACACCTCCATGGCAGCAGCCCAGCAGCGAATTCAGGAGCAGCTGAATGCTGTTACTGCTAGCATGGTTATGCTTTCGGCAACTGAAGAGAAGTCTGGCAAAAGCTCACCAGCACGTGAGGAGAAGCTCAAGGCCAACGGGCAAGGCACTGGTGTTAGTAATTCCAAAGAGTCGCTTGTTGCACAGACCAATGGTGTTAAGCGTAGCAATTCCAAGGAGAAGCTTGTTGATGCTAAAGAGAGTCTTGCTGATGAAATCAAGGAACACCTGAATAAGGGTTCATCTGTGGCTCAGCTGAAGTCCTTCTTGGGCTCTATTTCTGGAACTCATCAAGACATTGTTGATGCATTGTTTGAAGCTCTTTTTGGTGGAGTTGGAAAAGGTTTTTCCAAGGAGGTGACCAAGAAAAAAATTTATCTTGCAGCTGTTCTACAGGAAGATGGTTCGCAGCTAGCTCTACTACATGCTATTGAGTCATTTTGTGGAAAATCAAGCTCAGAAGCTGTAAAGGAGGTTGCGTTGGTTCTGAAAGCACTTTATGACGTTGATATGCTGGAAGAGGAGCTTATTGTGGAGTGGTATGAGAAGGGATCGAAAAGTAGCAACAAACTCTCCCCAATCTGGAAGAATGTTAAGCCATTTGTTGAGTGGCTGCAGAGTGCCGAGTCTGAAACTGAGGATGAGTAA